GTTGCCCGGTACCGGCGCCGGTGCGGAGAGAACGCGGCGCTTTGGGGTCTTGTTGTGGGTTTTGCTGGCGCTGGCTCTGGTGCTTGGTGGGCTTGTGCTCTGGTTGAGCGTCGGTTATTGGGCAGACAGGGACGTGCCTGTGGCCGTGGAACAGGTCGAACTGAGAAAAGTGCCGATTTCTGCTACGGCCGAAATGGCTCCCGCCGCTGAACCCGCAGGGGCTGTTTCCGAACCGCCCGCTTCACCGGCAGCGATGGAGCCAGAGGTGGCGACGGCCCTGGCCGAGACCCCTGCTCGGGAGGCCGTGCCGGCTAAAGAAACGGTATCCTCCCTGAGTGAGTCGGTTGAGCCGCCGCAACTGCCGGTGGCGGCACCGCCGTCGCCAAAAACACCCGCGGCATCTGAGCCGGCGGCACTGGTGAAGACGCCGCGCCCCCTGTCCCCGGAAGAGCAGGCCCGGGTCCGTTTCGCCGAGGGTGAAGCGGCCCTGAAGGACGGCCGGCTGCCCGAGGCCGAACAGGCCTGGCGACAGGCCTTGCGTCTGGATCCGGCTCAGCACGAGTCCCGGGAGAAACTGGCGGCGTTGCTGGCTGGCGCCGGTCGCCGCGTCGAGGCGGAGAAGGTTTACGCCGCCGGTTTAGAGAGTGACCCCGCGCACAGTCCCTTCCGCCGGGGCTATGCCCGCCTGCTGGCCGAAAGAGAAGAGCTGTCGACGGCTCGGGAGGTGCTCCGGCAGGGGCCGGTCCCAACCGTGGCCGCCGATCCCGACTTTCACGCGCTCTATGCCGCCCTGTCCCAACGGCTTGGCGACTACGCTGCTGCTGCCGCGACCTACAGCCTGTTGCTCCAGCATGACCCGGCCTCGGGCGTAAGCTGGCTGGGCTTGGGACTGGCCCTGGAGAGTGATGGCCGCGCGCCCGAGGCGGTGGAGGCTTATCGGCAGGCCATCGCCAGCGGCAGCCTGCAGACCGACCTGCTGTCTTATGTGCGCGGCCGTCTTGACATGTTGGAGCGGTAGACGGAACAGGACTTTGTCGTCCTTTCGGGGCGGCCAAATGAATTTGAGGTTAGACGATGAGCATCCGCCAAAAAATCCGCATCGGTGATCTGCTGGTGCAGAACGGCATCATCAGTGAGAAGCAGCTGGAAACGGCCCTGGCCACCCAGAAAAAGACGGGGACAAAGCTCGGCAACACCCTGATTGAGCTGGGCTACGTCAGCTCCCAGCGTTTTCTCGAGTTTCTCGGCGAGCAGCTGCGCATCCCCTATGTCGATCTCAAGCTCTATCAGTACAAGGCCGAGATCGTGCGACTGCTGCCCGAGACCTTCTCCCGGCGTTATCGGGCCATCATCCTTTCCGAGGCTCCTGATCACCTGCTGGTGGGGATGGCCGACCCTACCGATATCTTCGCTTACGACGAACTGGTTAAAATTCTCAAACGTCCCGTCAAGCTGGCCGTTGTGCGTGAGACCGATCTGCTGCGCACCATCGACAGCGTCTATCGCCGCACGGATGAGATCGTCAACATCGCCGAAGAACTGGGCGAAGAGCTCTCCCTGGGGGATGTCAACCTGGCCGATCTCCTGCCGGACAGCCAGCTGGAAGATGCCCCTGTCGTCCGCCTGCTGCGCACCCTCTTCGAGGATGCCGTGCAGGTGGGCGCGTCGGACATTCACATCGAGCCGGACGAAAAGGTGCTGCGCATCCGCCAGCGCATCGATGGGGTGCTGCAGGAGCAGGTGATGAAGGAGAAGCGCATCGCCGCTGCCCTCGTTTCCCGTCTCAAGCTCATGAGCGGCCTGGATATCTCCGAGCGACGCCTCCCCCAGGACGGCCGTTTTAACATCAAGGTGCGCGGGCGCAGTATCGATGTGCGTCTTTCCACCATGCCCCTGCAGTATGGTGAGTCGGTGGTCATGCGCCTGCTTGATCAGTCCGGTGGTATTCTCAGTCTCGACCAGGTGGGGATGCCCAACCATCTCCTGCGGCGTTTCCGCGCTCTGGTGACCCGGCCTCACGGCATGGTGCTGGTCACCGGCCCCACCGGCAGCGGCAAAACCACGACCCTGTACGCCGCCCTCAACGAGCTGAACCAGGCGGAGAAGAAGATCATTACCGTTGAAGATCCGGTGGAATATCGGCTGCCGCGCATCAACCAGGTACAGGTTCATCCCCGTATCGGCCTCAGCTTCGCCAGCGTGCTGCGGGCCGGTCTGCGCCAGGACCCCGACGTCATCATGGTCGGCGAGATGCGCGACCCGGAAACCGCTGAAATCGGCCTGCGGGCGGCCATGACCGGCCATATGGTGCTTTCCACCCTGCACACCAACGATGCGGTGAGCACGGCTCTGCGCCTGCTTGACATGGAGGCGGAAGGCTACGTCGTGGCCAGCGCCCTCAATGCTGTCCTCGCCCAGCGCCTGGTGCGGCGCCTGTGTGACAGCTGCACCGTCGAGGCCGAGCCGGATCCCCGCCAGGCCAGCTGGCTTCGGGCGACAGTGGGTTCGAAAGGGGCGGAGCTGAAATTCAAGAAAGGCACCGGCTGCCCCAACTGTCACAATACCGGCTATCAGGGCCGCATCGGTATTTTTGAATTGCTGGAGATCGACCATGCCCTGGCCGATGCGCTGCGCCGCAACGACAATGCCGCCTTTGCCAATGTGGCCCGCCAGCAGAAGGGTTTTCAGCCTTTGGCACTCTGTGCCTTGAAATACGCCGCCGAAGGTACTACCAGCCTGGACGAGGTGCTGCGCATCGCCGGGCAGGTGGATGAGTTTGAGACGGCCGATGAACAGGTCGCGGCGAATTGACGGTTAGGCAAGGTCTGCAAAGGATTCTGGATTTTTAACGGATAGACGATGGCGAACTTTCATTACAAGGCGCGCAACGCGCAGGGAAAGCTGGTTGAGGGGACGGTCGAAGCACCGTCGGCCGAGGCCGTGGCCTCCCAGTTGCTCGAAGGCGCCATGACCCCCGTCGCTATCCGGGAGGCTGCCCGGGAAATTGACCTGGGCGCCTTGGTTCGG
The sequence above is a segment of the Desulfuromonas sp. KJ2020 genome. Coding sequences within it:
- a CDS encoding tetratricopeptide repeat protein — protein: MSLLNQMLKDLEKRQATAGDPTGLPGTGAGAERTRRFGVLLWVLLALALVLGGLVLWLSVGYWADRDVPVAVEQVELRKVPISATAEMAPAAEPAGAVSEPPASPAAMEPEVATALAETPAREAVPAKETVSSLSESVEPPQLPVAAPPSPKTPAASEPAALVKTPRPLSPEEQARVRFAEGEAALKDGRLPEAEQAWRQALRLDPAQHESREKLAALLAGAGRRVEAEKVYAAGLESDPAHSPFRRGYARLLAEREELSTAREVLRQGPVPTVAADPDFHALYAALSQRLGDYAAAAATYSLLLQHDPASGVSWLGLGLALESDGRAPEAVEAYRQAIASGSLQTDLLSYVRGRLDMLER
- a CDS encoding GspE/PulE family protein; the encoded protein is MSIRQKIRIGDLLVQNGIISEKQLETALATQKKTGTKLGNTLIELGYVSSQRFLEFLGEQLRIPYVDLKLYQYKAEIVRLLPETFSRRYRAIILSEAPDHLLVGMADPTDIFAYDELVKILKRPVKLAVVRETDLLRTIDSVYRRTDEIVNIAEELGEELSLGDVNLADLLPDSQLEDAPVVRLLRTLFEDAVQVGASDIHIEPDEKVLRIRQRIDGVLQEQVMKEKRIAAALVSRLKLMSGLDISERRLPQDGRFNIKVRGRSIDVRLSTMPLQYGESVVMRLLDQSGGILSLDQVGMPNHLLRRFRALVTRPHGMVLVTGPTGSGKTTTLYAALNELNQAEKKIITVEDPVEYRLPRINQVQVHPRIGLSFASVLRAGLRQDPDVIMVGEMRDPETAEIGLRAAMTGHMVLSTLHTNDAVSTALRLLDMEAEGYVVASALNAVLAQRLVRRLCDSCTVEAEPDPRQASWLRATVGSKGAELKFKKGTGCPNCHNTGYQGRIGIFELLEIDHALADALRRNDNAAFANVARQQKGFQPLALCALKYAAEGTTSLDEVLRIAGQVDEFETADEQVAAN